The following nucleotide sequence is from Patagioenas fasciata isolate bPatFas1 chromosome 6 unlocalized genomic scaffold, bPatFas1.hap1 SUPER_6_unloc_2, whole genome shotgun sequence.
GGGGCAGTATCGGGGCTGAcatgaggggagatgctccatggTCAGGTTGtgcagcagggagctgtgctgggctgcaaagcccagaaGCCATCCCACGAGAGcccaggggagcagagcctgctcccagtgctgcccacggggctgggccaaagggcagctggcactgcaggctgcccacccACAGGGCTCAGGCTCCGTCATCAGCCTTACATcgtcaaagaggggcaggagcttttcctccagctgctcgacagcggGTCTGGCCTCTTCCCTCTTCAGATGTCCCATCACGCTGCGGAAGAACGCCAggactttccttttcatttctgtgttgccGTAGTCGAGCAACCCCACAACTTGTGGCAGGAGGGActgtatttttcttgcctgtatgaAAAACAGTTTCGTTTTTGTGAAAGGgtcaaagaccaccctggcaaaaaaagccggtcactgagcaccagcctcctgtccagctccgtggcaggtggtggcacaggaatctctgtggcagcctcctggcaggtggtggccatgggcacAGCCACGGAGATACAGGAGAGCAGGGccggggcagggagggaagaaaagcaatgactccctgtgccctgctcagccGCCCCTTTTCCCACAGGCCCCCGTGGGCAGATGTCTTGGAGAGACTCCGTGCCTGGaaagctccccaggcagccatcaggccccagcacggcagggagggcatttggagctgtcagccactgcctgacccccagccaaggccaagccaccgCCTCCCCcaatgccccagccccagctgccaacaTTGCTCCTCTTGATGCTGCCCTGCTCACCATGTCAGCTCTTTCTGACCCACTGATGACGCCTCCGGGAAACGTGGAGTCTATGACCAGGAGTCTTTCGCGCAAGTTCTTTAAGATCTTCTTCAGGGTCTGGGGTGTGGAGATCATCATGTCCCACATGTCCAGGGCAGTCCTGCAGgagagcgctctgtcagcagggcagcctgggccacagcagcgtgtccgggctcagcgctgcaggatggttggatgccctgggcagcagcagaggctgagctggtgctcctgtggggctggcagagcgtggggggctcagggctggctcgctcagctgtggctgctgcgggcctggttGACCCCCAGCGCTGgaaagcgtggtgggatggagggtcctgctcctcgggggtgtcctgcaggattccttggctctgtgcccctgtccccacagtgaacaagccctcatggcttctggggccagtacctgtctcctGGTGGAGCGATCCTCAGCAGCGTTGTGAGCACCTCCCCAGGTCtcctgtcagccatgaggagaagcagggacgccacgctctgccgggctggtgctGTGTTGATGCTGTCCAGGTTTTTGTGGATGCATCTCATGATCTTTGGCAGCTGGGGGAGACACAGGtcaggatggtgctgccactggagtgcagccactTCCTCAGCTGCCCCTTCCATCCCTCTCTGCCACCTTCGTGTGGCTTCAGATTCCTGAGACACCAGGGCTTgcgggggagggatggagggaggaacaaggcctgacagggctgaagggcagggcaatccagccacaggccacttacatccaccagccagaagTCAGGGAATTCCATGACCATGTCCAGCAAGTCTGTTGCCCGCTTCTTGTCAAAGATGCTGGCGTCTCTCATCGCCTCGATGAACACAAGGACgatgtctgtcctctcagaaGTTCTGAGGTGTCTCGCGCAGGACtatgggagaaaggaaagaaaggaaggaagtgaagccaagtcacaccgagtgccctgatgctgctgcttagccaggcagtgccagcagccctgcagagatgccCGACGGTGCTGGTGGCAGAGCCCGCAGCAAAACTGGCAGCAGGGGCGGCAGTGGCTGCACGgggaggatgagaagagaggcccggggtgagggaggagggttggactcatgggcacagggtgctggccctgccgtgaaccagggcttgctggtggccagcgggactggggctgctgctgggatactggtgccaaagccctgaacccaagCGCGTGTCCAGGGCTGGCTCGGTGGGCCGTCAGGGCTCTGCAGGCCCGTGCCGGccacagctcccaaagcagctgcctgggcagcagccccgcgtggggagagctgcaggccgctctggggtgcagggatggggagacggCCCGGCTGGAgggtgcctggctccttaccGCCAGCGTGGGATGTCTGAATAGCGCAGAGCTCATCTTCTCtatcctccccacagccctctccTGCACACATTCTCTCTCAGAGCTGGTGTatgtcaagagcatctgggaagagagaagctgctagtgagccctgggagcagccagcactccagcagaagcagcaccgcccaactcctgggctggactctgttcTCGAGCAAAGCCTGTAGTGGGGTTCCTGCCCTCGGACCCCTCGCAGGTTTGGGACAAACGCCCCGGGCCAGCCCcgtggccaggcaggaaggcagatgccaccctCTGTGGCCACTGCGCTGCGGAAGAGCCTGgcgggcagcccctggctccccggggaggtgggcaccctcccggcagcgctctctgcacggcacgggtggcactgtcacctccagagtgaggaacagcccttgtgaagcccactctttgcacacgccagacctggaagatattcTGGAGCAGCTCGCTCACTCTGGAGGCTGAAGAGCCGAGCACCAATGCCTGCAGCATGTTGTCCATGGCTTCCACGGCCTGCAAGAAGACAACGAGTTTTGGCTGTGTTTCCTGCCATCTGTTTCACACACGGGGGACTGATCTGAACTCTCAGTGCCAAGAGGCAACTCCTGTGCTGatttgctgtgcctgggagagactCAGGGGCAAATAATCTGCTACAGGCAGAGCAGCAATTGGCACTGGATGTGGCCAGGACAACTGGCAGTGGACGAAGGCACGAgggtgtgaaagcagagctgagaccaACCCTGCCTTGTATCTCTGGTTATATGTCAGCACGGGGTGAACAGGGAGCAGCCAGAGGGACTGTGGGCTCCCGTAGTTCACCAAGCACTTACTTTTAAGAAGAGATAACGGCCCATatcctgcattttctcttctggAGGAAGCAAGAAGACACTAGAGAAGCAGGCTTGGAGGAGGCTTGCCTCCTTGCCCTCCAGCGCCCTCTCCACCGCGCTGCAGAGAGAGGGGAGCCAGTCACACTTTGGTATTTGGAGCAGTGCCTTGAGATCTTGTGCAGGGGTCCGCGGGAGGGATGGGCAGGTACCTCAATTCGGCAATGGCAAGCATGGCGTTCCACCGCACCGCCGTGCGCACTTTGTtcctgggctcctcttccagcagcacctgcagaacacagccgggatgggacctggcagctgccagcacccagtgccaccagcacccagtgccgccagcccccggccctgcccaacGCTGTCCTCACAGGGTGCCGGGGGCATCGCCCCCTTCCCCAGAGACGCCAGGTgtcccctcaccttgatattctctgccagctcgtatctctggcagaagagatCTAGGCCCTGTGGGAGGCCGTGGCGCTTGCTTTTGTAGCACAGGTCACAAATGTTCTGAAGAAATGGAATCTTCTGActctcctcctggcagccaggggacagagagacaaacagggagtgtgagatggggacacagagccAGTGGCACCACAGCATGGGGATCCAGTGACAActggagacctgggagcagcagctctgcccagccagctccctccagcagccccgcagcagagcccctgtcagCAGACACCGGCTCAGCCGCCCTCCAAACGGCCACGGTTACCTTTTCTGGGCTGCTGACGAAGGACACGATGGAGTCCACGCGTCTCCTTTCGAATTGGTAGACAGGTAACCAGCCAGCATCtaataaaggaggagagcagggagggctgcagagagggtttgcaggcaggagagagcagaggaaggagctctgccccacGTCCATCCCGgtgcccgctgccccggcacagtCTCCCCGTGCgtgtggggctggagggtgcccggcagacgggctgagatgctggagccaggcaggatggggaaagcccccagtgcagtgggtgaggaactcgcttcagacgggcaggaaaggtccccatcccgcagcacggtgcctcctgcccgcccagctgcctctcgctgcccgtgccctgcagcaggagctgggtcccctctgcccgcagaagctgtgctggggccggctcccagctcggagcagccctggaTTTCAGGCAGCATCATGCCCACCAGCCATggaaccccctgccagcgtgaGGGGAAGCGTGATCCTGGTGTGGAGCAGAGAGCGATTGCTGGGCCCCACCCCgcccagacaatcagggcccctcactcaccgatctgcagtggctggaccacatccacctggttgggctctggtggagatctgacctcctggggagccccaacctcctcctgccaggccagcctaGGTTGGATGGGGGGCctctctgccattttgcagacaaaCGGAAGGACTATGGATGGGGAAGGCGGACGCTTCCTCAAAACtcctcggtgctgcagctctgccagaggcagcgGTGAAAGGTGTGGGCTGCGCTCGTGTGCTCCTCGTTGGGGAAAGACGtgagctgagctcaggagctccttgctccgagtctgccaggggcagctagagctgggttgtggttggactcgatgatctcaagtgtctcttccaacccaaaaaattctctgattctctgacagacgtgggctacgctcggggctctcgccagctccgtgctcgcaccctgtcccgtcaccgtcctgtcggacagtgtgggctggggacacagctgcactgatcacatgcggggcagtgggtgtcaccaagtgaggtcacaaagggccccactgtgaccctgtgcctgggtggggagggtcaggatgtccccttgggaggcacaggccagctcagccctgggcacctggctgctaaatttccatcccagtttctaaaagTTCATCACCCATCCCACTCTGAGCagagtcttgaacagtctgctgcaccgctccatgttcccagcggctggtgcacgatgggggtgtcacagacacactcaatgccacgctccttgctccaggtgtctatgaggatgttgcggAAAGGATCCCGTTGGCTGGCTCAGTTCTCTCTGGGTTGCCATGTGTgacagatgcactcgaccccccaatcacccccagccaaacccgcagcagtttggtccagaatgcagaggagggaaggggctgagctgtaaccaggccaagaactcctgccaggagacccacaaggaagcagaacggcaacTGAACGCTgggaacttgtgagcacagggagtctcatgcaaacttttcctgctgtgtgcaatttgactacgaatcAACCACTTCACTCCATAAATGCGACAGCCTGGAGGAGCCCGCTTTGAGCTCTCCCAGCTAAATAAGTAAGCTGTGTGGCaagggttttactactcagaggtcaatggatgagcccaatttaagtttaatagtaatcatttaccttaagtagatgcacactaaatataatgaattatttagggacataaggttgtatgatttttaatatactctttgcttcatgttacttggtaggctggatttgctaaaattttaagctgtaaacttctgctcatatctaccaaaagcaactacaaactacactgaacactttcaAGATAAGGCCTatattgcactttgctgagaagaaaggaatttgcgtccaggcaaaacagcacctgcaaggttatggacaataaacgatgtctacagctcaacacaacaaagcccacgtggaatcagagaagtttgccactggagctttaagcATGGACCCCAGTGCGAACGGTTTTCAGGGAGGCAAGAATCCTGGCAGTTTGCTCCGTGAACGgctacaggcatctggagagaaggccagcagcatttggcttggcgtatttcccccatgcagtaaataatagagtgaacctgccactgaaTTCTTGAAGTTGCACTTGTCTTTAAGAAATCCAAGTGTTGTTCTGCActgagcagaaccctaaattactccccagcGACACCGCATCGCCACAGAACTTGCTGTTCAAGGCCCAGGACAGTGCTGCGGGCGGTGCCGTGGGGCACAGTGCATGTTTCCAGCCATCAAGTGgtggcttccaccattgtaagcacggAGCTCTTGCCGTGGCAGGTTTGTGGCGCTGTGATACAGACACTCCAGTCGtcgcccccataccacacaggctttgaCCGCTTGTCTTGCTTGATCGTAGCGCATGTTTCACAGTGGTGAATAACCTGAACAGCAGCATCTGTGGTCGAGTCCACCCCTCGACCATGAGCCCGTgtatatgttgcatcccttcctcgATGACCTGGGGCATCGTGGGCCCAATGGGCCACCAATAATTCACCTTCATCTTGCCCATGCAAATCTATCTCAGCCACTTTAACCTGGGCAGCTCGATCCCCCTGCTGGTTGTTCGATCGGGTTCTTCACTGGACGGACTCTCGGGCACACGGCTTCTCCGTGGCAAACTCTCACAggcaggttctccagcgggcagcaatatctccatgattcagcagcccagatgggttGGGCTCTCCGCTGCCAGCGGCTCCGCTTCCACTGCTGGAACCAGCGCCACGGGGCATTTCCCACCATGCGTGAGAGAGCAGAGATGGAGCTTCTTAGATGCTGGGCcctcttcaggccctgtcaggatggcGGGTGCTGGGTCTGGCGGGGCCTCTGCCCCACGGCGGGGGCTGTGGCCCACGGTACAGCAGGGCCACGATGGTTGGACGCGGTCGGCGGCGGTGGCGATTAGCCGGATGGCCCCGGCTGCATTCCAGCGGCACGGCCCGGGATCCTGACTGTGTGAGCGGGTGGTGCCACGGAGACGCGGGGTCTGGAACAggggggcggctggggggacGGGAGGGACGGGGAGGGTGGCAGAGAGGAAGGGGCCCCGGGGCTGGGCCAGGGCTGCTGGAGCTCGGGGCAGCCTGACGTGCGCCATGTCAGAGCTCGGCCTGGGCGCCCGCGGAGCCGCCTTCTGCTCTCATCACTCCTCACCACCATTGgttgggagggctgtcagtctcccgccctgaggtgatactgcctgggattggctgcctgggctgtcactctgccctggtttggggcccaccctgccctgaggtgatgtttcctctgattggctgtccaggatttcccccagctcctcccatCCAGTGATTGGTCAGGCCACTTGTCAATCATCCATGTGCTTCACCCCACCACACGTGATTggcgcagccagcacagcccgcccctaaACGCTGCCCAGTTCATTCACCTCTTCCTACCTTTCCTGCAGAcctcaaagcttgattggctggttacatatcaatcacttgacttgccccgcctcctcaaatgtgattggctgtcctgggtccactgactccccatagacttctgggtggttgttgccaggcagtggCTCCACCTAAAAATGAATCTGTGGGCTCTGGACAGAGGCCGTGGGTGataaaagacacgttgggaccctaaacatgaggatttggccccaaggaggaggctctgggcactcaaaggacgggcagatgctacagatggcgctttgggccctgcacacgagggcaccctcttggctcccacccgagctgagtttggtgcccgtgaccccacggaacGACGCCTGTGCTGTCCAGAGCGGCCACGGAACAGATGGAGCCCAAAGCCACGGACACCGGGAGCTCAAcgggctgttgtgacatttcatggaCGTTTCACAGGGGCTGCGCATGGACTGAGGGgaactgtctgtgtgtgacatcaaCGGGCGGGAAGGGGAGCGGTGTTTGGTGAGGACGTGTTGGATCGTGTGGTTGGGTACTGGAAGGTTTACagactgcctcagtttacctgtctcattcatctatggtctctatggtctccatgggtctctatggtctccatgggtctctatgggtccctatgagtctctatggccttggggcttggggaactcgggtgaaaaggaaagacagactggtgtgggtatgggatctcttaagtgtcctgggattgctttgctaatcactctgtaacAGCTCCTGGCTATTAACTCTatatgtgcccagagaggcaaataaGTCCATGAACCGACTTTCCAATTAACGTTTCCTTCTTACAAAAAcccacacttccattttcttatcGGCAACAGACTGGaagatggcagctgaagcagcatctgcctcttgtgaaaacaggtaacaaaagATGGTGACACTCAGCTCatccttagttgcttcctgcacaggaaacctgtccattaatttaatctttggtgtacaggcagggccttgctgatgttcctgtgtcgcagcaagtgtgtggatgtcaggctttctgcagatttgtgactgagttttcctgttttccctaaCAAGGACAATCTTGCTGtggactcctgaagtctcccataaactggtggatttagagaaggatggggagctccagtgagctcagggaggaccaggCAGCAACACAGGCAAAGCAGACAGGAACTCGACGgggtgaacattaatggaatttattgacagatgaaaCTGCGGTGTCTCCCCCGTCTTTGGGTGGATCAccgtgcaccctgaaccgatataggcaggtgtagtccgggtggccccagttgctcagcacttccagcctgatgtaattcacgaccccagggaactcgttctgcaatgacaaggagaaatgagtcaccttttcctctctggcccgtgagcactgacagaagcaCTGCGGCGATGGGCTCCATCAACagtttccttcctgctgccccgcgggggcttttgaCCTGTCGTGGTGCAGACGTTCTTATCCTGCTCAACCACATCGGGCCATGAGAACAGCACAGGAAGAAGCAGCGACCAGAtgcctcagcaaatacactggaaagttctcgcctgctttggggcacaggcttccacagtcagaagacccagtgctggtgtacaatttcacctcaaaactgacattttttttcctctggggagACTCAAAACTGACAAATTTCACCTCGCATTTGACAAATTTTGCTCTGGGGAGACTTGAAACCAACAAATTtctcagtgggggtcaatggggttctgtgatagtcaatgggagtcaatggtagacaatgggagtcaatgggaatcaatgggagtcaatgagagtcaattggagtcaatggggttcaatggggatcaatggagaaCCTTAAAACTGCCTTTAATCCCAATGGGGAGTcccaaaatgccttttaatcCCAATGCGGagctccaaaaatggcttttatcCCAATGGGCAGTCCCAACATGTCTTGTTGCCTTCTGATTCCACCTTCAACTGTAATGCTCCTAAGTACTGAAGTTTaaacccaaaatgaaagagaaaagcgGCAGCGCAGGCATCCGCCACCAGGAAGTTAGAGCAGAAGAAAGGCCAGCgtggcacacgctcaaggacagggctgcctgttccctttggcagggaagcctctccccatccagccgcgtttctcctcctctcctacagttctcctccctctgtgtccccataccttcagctggaaggtctgactgggattcagcgccgccaggaaagtgaactgtcccaggaacgttccctgctcctcgtgttcttccttgaaaccctacagaaagatgggtggagaaaacaagagcaTGTGGTGCACCATGGAATACTGAACTTCAGCCGGTGAAGTACAgggttatttcagctacgtagtccaaggaCAATGAGCAAAAGAGAAAGACGAGAAGCGTCAGGTGGGCAGCACACCACACTTGCCTACTCAACGAGTCCAAGCTGCCTGTCAGAAAAGGAGTagacgctcccagtgagagggaggtgatctgaggatcacaaatgccactggggTTGGAAGCCAAGATGGTTtaggaccatgcactgtccagctccttttccctgtggctcctggagtagcatcttGCCCCAGAAGCTTCAAGTGGTACATTGAATAAAAGGGGAACACAATGGGAAGGAAGCAACACCAAGGAGCCTCTTTGttctgagagccaggaggaagcttCGGGCCACCAGAATCTTCgacccatcttcatcccctgcttagaaatgctgtgcaaccccctgCCCCCGACTCTAGAGAAATCACTTACATAGACAGCGAAGTCCTTGGGAGCTCCGGAGAgactttctccatggaacgctgtccctgagacatggtccatggtgaCAGCTCTGGGAACGActggcatggacagcttgatgaacacgtgtccctgactccctgggaagggccagcagttgccaggatgattttctgcctgaaaggacaagaaatactcagcagggagacacaggaggagagcaggtgcATGCGAGAAGGGGGCAGGAGAAGAAGCTTCCaggagcaaagacagggagaaaggcaacTCTGAGCAGCGTGTGTGGTTCATTCTCCTGACCTTTGTTTTACTGCTGCTTGGTGCTCCTacctccagaatcagctcaggggacctcatgtaatccatcaCCGGAAGGGAGTACAAGAACACCTTTGCTTTAGCATTCCGGAGGGATGGAGAAGTCCTGGACCGAATGACGGCTGCCCCTGGAAATTCAAACATGAGCATGATCAccaggcagtgtcaggaggaatattgcactgttgacttggaaaaggtttctcagttgtcatccatgtcctacagtgggtTCCCCTTTGCACgacccctctggaacacacagtAGTGAGTCATCAAGCTGTCATATCTGGCCGTGGAAATAGGCAAGACTATGAACCAgcctttctgttcttcccatggggtctggcccgttacaggctctgtcagtgGGAACACTTTTAGGGCACGAGGTGACCCTTGACTTCTCGCCCCTTCTCTCCTACCCCTGGGCACAttccaatgcccatcttgtcaATCTGGAGAGGAAGCACtttggaactggtttgtttgtacagtgccactgcacctgctgatttcagggcGTAATCCGGCATCGGGAcctggatttcctccagcttctccagggcttgattgatgatctcctgaacagcctgggaaggaacacaaaggagagcaCCTGTTAGAAGGGAAAGGAACGGGGCAAGCAGCTCCCCTgcaaggccagccaaggtgaaggggacaaggcccatctcagatggaaggaacgcccacattgcctggaagcctcccaggtttgctctgctgtgattgatgggatcagaaagggggggctgctcactccactgctctgagtgctggagctgtgggaaggggcttttcctgtggagaggccccaggccaggcagcacggaCAGACAAgccttctgggcatgagataggcctggcttaactgTGGACCTCTGAGACCATTCCTTCTTTCCAAccctcccttgaggaggacctgagatctgggcgcagaggaaggttcgactcagacagctgtcattcccgtcacgctctctcttccccaaaaggaaGTGTGGCCATGACAGCatttgttccagcagcaccagcctgctggctgtgacagggaatggagcaggatacgtgccggagggaggataaaacccttgagcagatccttctgccttgtgcccttacccATCCGGTAAAGCCTGGGACCTTTGCCTGCTTCACGCCTTCCTGCAGAGCCTgctcagccacatcctttgtgctccagcgcagatgataaagctgttcctggagcttacGGAGCTGGTCTGGCAGGGGCAGGGTTTCTCTCAGCACTTCTAACTCTCCTGCGGTGCTCCAGAGTCTTTTTGCACCAAGTTGTCCCACgtggtaaacacctgtcagacacacaccagagcttagaacctGGTCTAACGTTGGGTTATGCCTCGGGCTGCCCACTcccctttctgtgtctctcccaagtgccatagttgtctCTCCTCTTGTTGCCTTTGACAGGGGCCATCATGGCATACGGGCTCCAGAACAGATGGacgttccctgccctggactgtgctccttgtcctgcagaagattctcagcccctgaggcaggagagctcagccacggcctctccctgggctgaagagacctGGCCCAGCCAAcctggggaaggcaactcagcccttcctcacccacacccatcccgctggagcagggactggcacagctctgccggggactttctgctctcagctgagctcctctgctccagcgggggaagtggaacagggcaggatggagccccgagtacctcctaaagcaccatcctcaggtgggagctctgcagagactcACCGAAAGAGAATAGACCGAGAAAAAGCACCAGGATCAT
It contains:
- the LOC136116282 gene encoding uncharacterized protein, giving the protein MRLFRPRWPRAAAEPCGTRYGRWWKWPWQLLYCYSCWVCRDPSYGLEEAASWQQPCPLVPRPPVCCQHTLLCLSAQRGDLYLGHVVALVAQTKEEGEQRTVHVALHPLLVVRHHGLHPLSEEADGELSQLAGLLGGRKKGGLQSQQLSAHGPRGQMSWRDSVPGKLPRQPSGPSTAGRAFGAVSHCLTPSQGQATASPNAPAPAANIAPLDAALLTMSALSDPLMTPPGNVESMTRSLSRKFFKIFFRVWGVEIIMSHMSRAVLQESALSAGQPGPQQRVRAQRCRMVGCPGQQQRLSWCSCGAGRAWGAQGWLAQLWLLRAWLTPSAGKRGGMEGPAPRGCPAGFLGSVPLSPQ